Part of the Betaproteobacteria bacterium genome is shown below.
CTCCGCTGATGAGCTTCACAGGAGGGGAATGAAAACAACCCCTCCGCATGAGCGTCGCAGGAGGGGAGGTCTTCAGTCCGTTACCGCGCCCTGAGCCGCCGACGACACGAGCTTCACGTACTTCGCCAGCAATCCGCGCGTATAGCGCGGTTCGGGCTGCTTCCAGCTCTTCCGCCGCGCCGCCAGCTCAGGATCGCTCACGTTGAGCTGGATTTTTAGCTCGTACGCGTCGATCGTGATCGAATCGCCCTCCTGCACCAGCGCGATGGGTCCGCCCTCATACGCTTCCGGCGCGACGTGCCCGACCACCATGCCCCAGGTGCCGCCGGAGAAGCGCCCGTCGGTGATCAAGCCCACCGACTCGCCCAATCCCTGACCGATCAGTGCCGAGGTCGGCGCCAGCATCTCCTGCATCCCCGGTCCGCCCTTCGGCCCCTCGTAGCGGATCACGATTACGTCGCCCGCCTCGATCTTGCGCGCCATGATCGCTTCCATGCACGCGTTCTCGGAATCGAACACGCGCGCGGGGCCGCTGATGCGTGGGCTCTTGAGTCCCGTGATCTTCGCCACGCACCCGTCCGGCGCGAGATTGCCGCGCAGGATCGCGAGGTGGCCCTGCGCGTACAGGGGCTTGTCCCACGGCCGGATCACCTCCTGGTCGGCGCGCGGCTTCTCCGGCACCTTGGCAAGCTCTTCGGCCATCGTCCTGCCGGTGATCGTCATGCACTCGCCATGCAGCAGGCCGTGCGCGAGCAGCATCTTCAGGACCTGCGGCACGCCGCCGGCGCGATGGAAGTCGGTGGCGACATAGCGCCCGGAGGGTTTGAGATCGCACAGCACCGGGACCTTGACGCGGATGCGCTCGAAGTCGTCCATGCTCCATTCCACGCCTGCGGCATGCGCGATGGCGAGGTAGTGCAGCACCGCGTTGGTCGAGCCGCCGGTCGCCATGATGAGCGAGATCGTGTTCTCGATCGATTTGCGGGTGATGATGTCGCGCGGGCGCAGCTGCTTGCGGATCGCGTTCACGAGAACCTTGGCCGAATCTGCGGAGGAGTCCGCCTTCTCGGCATCGGGCGAGGCCATCTGCGACGAGCCGAGAAGACTCATGCCGAGCGCCTCGAACGACGACGACATCGTGTTCGCGGTAAACATGCCGCCGCATGCACCCACCGTCGGGCAGGCGTTACGCTCGATGCCGTCGGCATCTTCCTTCCCCATCGTGCCCGCGGCGACCGCGCCGACCGCTTCGAACGCCGACACGACGGTGAGATCCTGCCCCTTCCACTTGCCCGGCTTGATGGTGCCGCCGTAAACGTAGATGCCCGGCACGTTCATGCGCGCCAGCGCGATCATCCCGCCCGGCATGTTCTTGTCGCAGCCCCCGCACACCAGCACGCCATCCATCATCTGGCCGTTGACCGAGGTTTCGATCGCATCGGCGATGACCTCGCGCGACACCAGCGAATACTTCATCCCCTCGGTGCCCATGCCGATGCCGTCGGTGACCGTCGGCACGCCGAACACCTGCGGTTTCGCGCCGGCTGCTTCCAGCGCCGCCATGGCGCGATCGACCAGCGGCTGGATGCCCGCGTTGCACGGGTTCATGGTGGAGTGGCCGTTGGCGACGCCGACGATGGGCTTGTCGAAATCCCCGTCCTTGAAGCCCACTGCGCGCAGCATGGCGCGGTTGGGCAGGCGCGCATTGCCTGCGGTGATGAGATGGCTGCGCCAGTTCTCTGCCATGGCCGTTCCTTCGGGTTGGCTTAAACTCGATATTCTAGCGAACGCTCGGCGCACCCGAAATGCTCGTCCACCCGCAGTTCGATCCCATCGCTTTCTCGCTCGGCCCGCTGGCCGTGCGCTGGTACGGGCTGATGTACCTCGTCGCCTTCCTGGCCGTGATCGTGCTCGGACGCATGCGTGCCAAGCGCGATCCGTGGCGCGGCTGGGTGCCGCAAGACCTGGACGATGCGCTCTTCTACGGGGTGCTCGGTGTGATCATCGGCGGTCGGCTGGGCTATGTGCTCTTCTACAAGCTCGACTACTACGCAGCCCACCCGCTGGAGATCTTCTACATCTGGCAGGGCGGCATGTCGTTCCACGGCGGCTTCCTCGGCGTGCTGGTCGCGATGCTCCTGTTCGCGCGCAAGAAGAAGACGCGCTGGCTCGGCATCATGGATTTCATCGCGCCCCTGGTGCCGCCGGGTATCGCCGCGGGCCGACTCGGCAACTTCATCAACGCCGAGCTGTGGGGGCGGCCGACCGACGTAGCGGGGGCGATGATCTTCCCCAACGTCGACAACGTGCCGCGCCATCCCTCGCAGCTCTACGAGCTCGCGCTGGAAGGCGTTGCGCTCTTCGTCCTGCTGTGGTGGTTCTCGAAGCGGCCGCGCCCGCTCGGCGCCATCTCGGCGCTCTTCCTCATCGGCTACGGCTTCGCGCGCTTCGTCGTCGAATTCACGCGCGAGCCCGACAGTTTCCTCGGCTTTCTCGCCTTCGGCTGGACCATGGGCCAGTGGCTGAGCCTGCCGATGATCCTGGCCGGGTTCGCGCTGTTGTGGTGGAGCTATCGGCAGGGCGGCGAGACTCAGCCGGCGGCCGAGGATTCGTCATTCCCGCGCAAGCGGGAATCCAGGCATTCCTGAGTCGGTCATCCCCGCTTGATCAGCGCCACGCCGGCGAGCAGCAGAACCACGCCCGCGAGCCGCATGCCGGAGACGGGACGCTGCGGAAGCCGGAACCAGCCGTGCTTATCGACGAAGACCGAAGCGACCTGCTGACCCGCCACGGTGAGCCCCGCTGCCGCGCCGGCGCCGATCGCCGGAATCGCGGTGAACATCGTCGTCACGTAGATGGCGCCAGCAAACCCGCCCAGCCAGCCCCACCATGGCATGCCGGCCACGCATTCGATGCACGGTGACGGAATCCTCAACCAGCCGGACCCGGCCCATATGACGGCGGCCATCGCGGCGGTCGCAACCACGAACGATACCGTGCCGACCGCGAACGCGGCGCCGCCGAGGTCCGCGTGCAGGAGCGCGTTCACTGCACCCTGGATCGGCAGCACGGCGCCGGCGATGAGCGCCAGCGCGATCCAGCCGAGCTTGGACCAGCCGAGCTCGGCCGCCGCTCCCTTCTGCCCGAACATGATCAGTACCGCGCCGAGCAGTACGATGAGCGTGCCGGCCGCCCCGCCGGCATCCAGGCCGATCGCTGCGACGCCGAGTAAGCCGAAGCTGTCGAGCACCGCCGAGGCGAGCATCTGGCCGGCGATGAATAGGCCGACGGACACCACCGCGCCGATGCGCGGAAAGAGAAAGATGGTGGACACGACGTAGATGGCCGAGGCGACCCCGCCGAGGACGTGCCACCAGCGCGCGGCCGGCAGCGCGGCAAACGCCGCGACCGAGCCGGTCAGGATCGCGACGGCAAGTAACGCGACCGCAGCAACCGACAGCTGCAACGTCGTCGCCGTGAATGGGGAACCGATCGCTTTCGCGAGCTGCGCGTTGGCGCCCGCTTGAACCGTCAGGAGCCCGCCTGCGGCAAGCGCGAGCGGAATGAACAGGCTTTCCATGTGTCGACTCCTTTTTGCATTTCCCTCCTCGTCGAGGAGGGGCGGGACGCGACTGCGTCGCGGACGGGGTGGTCCCCGAACGCGGTAGCGACCGCAACACCGCCCCACGCCCAACAGCTTGCAGCTTTCACCCTTGCAAGCCAATATGACGCATCTGCAACCTCGGCTTGCAACCTCGCAATATGCCCCTCGGCCGCACAGACCTGCGCCTGGTCCTCGCCATCGGCGAGGCGGGAACGCTGCTGGGCGGCGCACGCACAATCGGCATCGACCACTCCACCGCATTCCGACGCCTCAATGCGTTGGAGAAGAGGCTCGGCGTGCGCCTGTTCGAACGCGCCCGCGACGGCTACGTGCCTACGGCGGCGGGCGAAGCGGCGATCGCAGCGGCGGGACGGATGGAGGAAGAGATCGTTGGCCTGGAGCGGAAGCTGGCCGGCGCCGATCTACGACCGAGCGGCGTCGTGCGCGTGACCCTGACCGACACCGGGGTCGATCTGCTCACGCCCGTCTTCGCCGCTTTCCGCGCCGCCCATCCGCAGATCGCGCTGGAAGTCGCCGTCGCCAATCAATTCTTCTCGCTGTCGAGGCGCGACGCCGACGTGGCGATTCGACCGAGCGCCGAAGCTCCGGAAGACCTCATCGCGCATCGCATCGCCGAAGTGGCGACGGCGCTCTACGCCGCGCCTTCGTACCTCGCTTCGCGTGGGCGGCGCGCACTCGGGGAGCACGCCTGGCTCGGGCCGGACGAGAGCCTCATGCACCTCGGCTCGTCGCGCTGGTTGCGAAAGGAGATTGCGCCGGAGCAGATGGTCTATCGCGCCAACTCGCTCGTGGCGTTGCAGGCGGCGGCGCGCGCCGGTCTGGGCGTTGTGCCCTTACCCTGCTACATCGGCGATCGCGATCCGGCGCTCGTTCGCGTCCGCGGTCCCGTCCCAGATATGGCGGCGACGATGTGGGTGCTGATCCATCCCGATCTGCGGCGCGCGGCGCGCATCCGGGTCTTCGTCGATTTCATCGTGCAGGAGCTGACGCGGCAGCGCGCCCTTATCGAGGGCCGTTCCCCGCGGAAGGAAGCTGCGGCCGTGCGGCGGAGTTGACTCCCCTCCTCGTCGAGGAGGGGCTGGACGCGACAATGTCGCGGACGGGGTGGTCGGTTCCTGATGAGTAGCGCTAAGCGCCGGGACGGTCTACCCCTGCTGCTGCCCCTGCCGGGCCGCCATACTGACCCGCCGATCCAGCAGCCGCTGAAAGTTCGCCAGCGATCCGACATGCGCATAAACCGCCGCCAGGTAGCCCCGGCTCAGCAACGCCTTGATCTGCTCGGCCTCCAAAGCAGCCAGCTTTTGCTCGTTTACCCGCCCCATTCCCGAAAGTGAGAGCGGCGTCCCCTCGTTCGGTTTCGCCTGCATGGTGAACGGCTCGATCACGCCATGGTTCGCCAGCGTCTTGCACATCTCGTTGGTGCGCGCGAGATCCGCCTCGTATTCGGTCAAAAGCTTCTGCTGCTGCTCCCACTCGGGCAGGGGCTTCCCCTCGTCATCGAACAGCCGATCGCCTTTGTCGCGCAGCGCCTTCTTCTCCACGCAAACCAGCCGCTCCTCGCGCATCTTCCCGTCGATCGTGATGGTCGCCATGCAGAACGGATAGCGGCGCACGTACGCCGGCAGATAGGCGCGGCGGTCCCAGGTGTTGTCCGACATGAGGAAGAGGTTCTTGCCCTGCTCGAGCCCCAGGACCGCGAAGGCGGCGTAGGTCTTGCCCGAATCGGCAGTAACGAACACGATCGGGTAGTCGCGCGCAACCAGCGCAAACTCGGCCAGGCTCACCGGCAGCGCGTTCAGAGTGCGGAAAGCCGGGGTGATCTTGCCCCGCTGCGGCACCAGCACGCGGTGAGTCTTGTTGAGCGGCACGATCTCGGTGTACGCGAACGGCGGCGAGATCTGCGGGCTGGTGGCGGCTACGGGTGTTGCGTTGTTCGGCTCGGCCATGGCATCGCTCCTTGTCGAGGGATGGTAGCACGACAGGAAGATGCGTTTCGGCCCAAGCGTTTACCGGATTTCCGATCTTTAGTATCATCCTCCGTCGTCGTGGGGCGGTAGCTCAGCTGGGAGAGCGTCGCGTTCGCAATGCGAAGGTCGAGGGTTCGATCCCCTTCCGCTCCACCAATAAAATGGCTGCCCTTGTGGTGGCCATTTTTATGGGTGGCACGGTAGGTGGAGTGAGAACGTCAGACCGGGTTCGACCCGTTCCGGTCATTCGACTCGCGCCGTGCACTTGCCCCCCGCGCTATGATCTGTGGGGAGATCAGAGAGCCTGCCCTTCGCCGCGCGAGCTTGCTGTCGCAAGGAGCATGGATATGCCAGTCGCTATTCGGTCCGCATGCGTGACAATCGGGTTTCTTTCAGCCGCAGGGGCTGTGGCGCAAGGCTATCCGACGAAGGCCGTGCGGTTGGTGACGGATGGATCGGCGGGAGGAGGCGGGGACGTCCTTGCGCGTATCGTGGTCGCGGAACTGGCGAAAGTCCTGAACCAGCAGGTGATCGTGGAAAACCGTCCGGGAGCGGGCGGCACCCTGGCGCCCCCGGTCGTTCTTCGGGCACCGGCCGACGGATATACCCTGCTTCAGATAACCGTTG
Proteins encoded:
- a CDS encoding EamA-like transporter family protein, with amino-acid sequence MESLFIPLALAAGGLLTVQAGANAQLAKAIGSPFTATTLQLSVAAVALLAVAILTGSVAAFAALPAARWWHVLGGVASAIYVVSTIFLFPRIGAVVSVGLFIAGQMLASAVLDSFGLLGVAAIGLDAGGAAGTLIVLLGAVLIMFGQKGAAAELGWSKLGWIALALIAGAVLPIQGAVNALLHADLGGAAFAVGTVSFVVATAAMAAVIWAGSGWLRIPSPCIECVAGMPWWGWLGGFAGAIYVTTMFTAIPAIGAGAAAGLTVAGQQVASVFVDKHGWFRLPQRPVSGMRLAGVVLLLAGVALIKRG
- a CDS encoding LysR family transcriptional regulator translates to MPLGRTDLRLVLAIGEAGTLLGGARTIGIDHSTAFRRLNALEKRLGVRLFERARDGYVPTAAGEAAIAAAGRMEEEIVGLERKLAGADLRPSGVVRVTLTDTGVDLLTPVFAAFRAAHPQIALEVAVANQFFSLSRRDADVAIRPSAEAPEDLIAHRIAEVATALYAAPSYLASRGRRALGEHAWLGPDESLMHLGSSRWLRKEIAPEQMVYRANSLVALQAAARAGLGVVPLPCYIGDRDPALVRVRGPVPDMAATMWVLIHPDLRRAARIRVFVDFIVQELTRQRALIEGRSPRKEAAAVRRS
- a CDS encoding prolipoprotein diacylglyceryl transferase → MLVHPQFDPIAFSLGPLAVRWYGLMYLVAFLAVIVLGRMRAKRDPWRGWVPQDLDDALFYGVLGVIIGGRLGYVLFYKLDYYAAHPLEIFYIWQGGMSFHGGFLGVLVAMLLFARKKKTRWLGIMDFIAPLVPPGIAAGRLGNFINAELWGRPTDVAGAMIFPNVDNVPRHPSQLYELALEGVALFVLLWWFSKRPRPLGAISALFLIGYGFARFVVEFTREPDSFLGFLAFGWTMGQWLSLPMILAGFALLWWSYRQGGETQPAAEDSSFPRKRESRHS
- the ilvD gene encoding dihydroxy-acid dehydratase codes for the protein MAENWRSHLITAGNARLPNRAMLRAVGFKDGDFDKPIVGVANGHSTMNPCNAGIQPLVDRAMAALEAAGAKPQVFGVPTVTDGIGMGTEGMKYSLVSREVIADAIETSVNGQMMDGVLVCGGCDKNMPGGMIALARMNVPGIYVYGGTIKPGKWKGQDLTVVSAFEAVGAVAAGTMGKEDADGIERNACPTVGACGGMFTANTMSSSFEALGMSLLGSSQMASPDAEKADSSADSAKVLVNAIRKQLRPRDIITRKSIENTISLIMATGGSTNAVLHYLAIAHAAGVEWSMDDFERIRVKVPVLCDLKPSGRYVATDFHRAGGVPQVLKMLLAHGLLHGECMTITGRTMAEELAKVPEKPRADQEVIRPWDKPLYAQGHLAILRGNLAPDGCVAKITGLKSPRISGPARVFDSENACMEAIMARKIEAGDVIVIRYEGPKGGPGMQEMLAPTSALIGQGLGESVGLITDGRFSGGTWGMVVGHVAPEAYEGGPIALVQEGDSITIDAYELKIQLNVSDPELAARRKSWKQPEPRYTRGLLAKYVKLVSSAAQGAVTD